Proteins from one Rosa chinensis cultivar Old Blush chromosome 7, RchiOBHm-V2, whole genome shotgun sequence genomic window:
- the LOC112178877 gene encoding 2-oxoglutarate-dependent dioxygenase 19 → MAPTTATVAEEAKVASIKTLTDAGAELNSVPSEYTYVKDPNDQADASDPEHSIPTIDFAHLTSSSPDLRSKAIEKLGKACEEWGFFQVINHGVPESLMKSMIEACHKFFQLPEEEKKEFQSRKLLEPIKCGTSFNVAIDKVRLWRDYLKVIAHPEFHSLHKPAEYSDVSLEFSKQTRQVATELLSGISESLGLEAEYIAKAMNWDRGLQILAANYYPACPQPDLAIGIPPHTDHGLVTLLIQNDMGGLEVQHNGKWVLVDCAPGAFVVNIGDQMQILTNDKYKSVWHRAVVNNRATRISIAVPHGPALETAALPIPELLGGEAPKYIGMSYEAFMELQASPAAYMMPCLDHLRVKADN, encoded by the exons ATGGCACCTACAACAGCCACCGTTGCCGAAGAAGCGAAAGTAGCAAGCATCAAGACACTTACCGACGCCGGTGCTGAACTCAACTCCGTACCATCGGAGTACACGTATGTCAAGGACCCCAATGATCAAGCTGATGCCAGTGACCCAGAGCACTCTATCCCCACCATCGATTTTGCCCATCTCACCTCCAGCTCCCCCGATCTCCGGTCCAAGGCCATTGAAAAGCTTGGCAAAGCTTGCGAGGAATGGGGCTTCTTTCAG GTTATCAACCATGGTGTACCTGAGAGCCTGATGAAATCGATGATAGAGGCGTGCCACAAGTTTTTTCAGCTTcctgaggaggagaagaaggagtTCCAATCAAGGAAACTATTAGAACCAATCAAGTGCGGGACAAGCTTTAACGTTGCGATCGACAAAGTTCGTCTGTGGAGGGATTACCTCAAGGTCATAGCACATCCCGAGTTCCACTCACTCCACAAACCCGCTGAGTACAGCGACGTTTCATTGGAGTTCAGCAAACAAACTCGACAAGTCGCAACCGAATTGTTGAGCGGAATATCAGAGAGCTTGGGGTTGGAGGCTGAGTACATAGCCAAGGCCATGAACTGGGACCGTGGCCTACAAATCCTCGCCGCTAACTATTATCCGGCGTGTCCCCAGCCCGATCTAGCCATTGGAATTCCCCCTCACACCGATCACGGACTTGTCACTCTCCTTATTCAGAATGACATGGGTGGCCTTGAAGTCCAGCACAATGGTAAGTGGGTGCTCGTTGATTGTGCTCCGGGTGCTTTTGTTGTTAACATCGGTGACCAAATGCAGATCTTGACTAATGATAAGTACAAGAGCGTCTGGCATCGAGCAGTTGTGAACAACAGAGCTACAAGGATTTCCATAGCCGTACCACATGGACCTGCACTTGAGACTGCTGCTCTGCCAATCCCAGAGTTGTTGGGTGGCGAAGCACCAAAATACATCGGAATGTCCTATGAAGCATTCATGGAACTTCAGGCTAGCCCTGCGGCTTACATGATGCCTTGCTTAGATCACCTGAGAGTCAAAGCCGATAACTGA
- the LOC112179169 gene encoding 2-oxoglutarate-dependent dioxygenase 19: MAPTTANVANEAKVANIKTLTGSELNSVPSEYTYVKNPNDQADASDPEHSIPTIDFAQLTSSSPELRSKAIEELGRACQEWGFFQVINHGVPESLLKSMIEVCHKFFDLPEEEKKEFQSRKLLEPIKCGTSFNVAIDKVRLWRDYLKVIAHPEFHSLHKPAEYSDVSLEFSKQTRQVATELLSGISESLGLEAEYIAKAMNWDRGLQILAANYYPACPQPDLAIGIPPHTDHGLVTLLIQNDMGGLEVQHNGKWVLVDCAPGAFVVNIGDQMQILTNDKYKSVWHRAVVNNRATRISIAVPHGPALETAALPIPELLGGEAPKYIGMSYEEFMELQASPAAYMMPCLDHLRVKAE; the protein is encoded by the exons ATGGCACCCACAACAGCCAACGTTGCCAACGAAGCTAAAGTAGCAAACATCAAGACACTTACGGGCTCCGAACTCAACTCAGTACCGTCGGAGTACACCTACGTCAAGAACCCCAACGATCAAGCTGATGCAAGCGACCCAGAACACTCAATCCCCACCATCGATTTCGCCCAACTCACCTCCAGTTCCCCCGAACTCCGGTCCAAAGCCATTGAAGAGCTAGGCAGAGCTTGCCAGGAATGGGGCTTCTTTCAG GTGATCAACCACGGTGTGCCTGAGAGCCTGTTGAAGTCGATGATCGAGGTATGCCACAAGTTCTTTGATCTTcctgaggaggagaagaaggagtTCCAATCAAGGAAGCTGTTGGAGCCAATCAAGTGCGGGACAAGCTTTAACGTTGCGATCGACAAAGTTCGTCTGTGGAGGGATTACCTCAAGGTCATAGCACATCCCGAGTTCCACTCACTCCACAAACCCGCTGAGTACAGCGACGTTTCATTGGAGTTCAGCAAACAAACTCGACAAGTCGCAACCGAATTGTTGAGCGGAATATCAGAGAGCTTGGGGTTGGAGGCTGAGTACATAGCCAAGGCCATGAACTGGGACCGTGGCCTACAAATCCTCGCCGCTAACTATTATCCGGCGTGTCCCCAGCCCGATCTAGCCATTGGAATTCCCCCTCACACCGATCACGGACTTGTCACTCTCCTTATTCAGAATGACATGGGTGGCCTTGAAGTGCAGCACAACGGCAAATGGGTCCTCGTTGATTGTGCTCCGGGTGCTTTTGTTGTTAACATCGGTGACCAAATGCAGATCTTGACTAATGATAAGTACAAGAGCGTATGGCATCGGGCAGTTGTGAACAACAGAGCTACAAGGATCTCCATAGCAGTACCACATGGACCTGCACTTGAGACTGCTGCTCTGCCAATCCCGGAGTTGTTGGGTGGCGAAGCACCAAAATACATCGGAATGTCATATGAAGAGTTCATGGAACTTCAGGCAAGCCCCGCGGCGTACATGATGCCTTGTTTAGATCACCTGCGAGTCAAGGCCGAGTGA